Below is a genomic region from Neisseria zoodegmatis.
ACCGTCGGCAATATACATACCGCTGAAAGTAGCCACACTACCCGGAGCCCATACCGACCATTGCGTAGCCGCAACGGCCACCAATGAAGCCAGGCTTAGCAGATGCGTGATATAACGGTTTTCATCTTTCAGCCATAAATCAACCAATAAAACTATACCCAATGCCGAAAGCAAAACTATTTCAGGCATGGCGGGGATTAAATTCAAATCAGTCCAGTTCATTCACACACCTCAAATTTTGCTTTGCGCCACTTGTACAATCAAATCATTCGCAGCCTGATGGATGACCGCAATAAACGGTTCCGGCCACAGACCCATACCCAAAACCGCAAACGCCAGTACGGCCAAAATCACAAATTCACGGCAATTTACGTCTTGCATTTTTTGTACTTCAGGGTTTTTGATCTCACCGAAAATGACACGTTTATACATCCACAAAGTATAAGAAGCGCCATAAATCAGCGTAATCGCGGCCAAGGCACCAATCCAAAGGTTAACTTCGACTGCCCCCATGATCACCATGAATTCACCCACGAAACCTGAAGTCGCAGGCAACCCGGCATTAGCCATGCCAAACAGCATCATAAATGCTGCAAACTTAGGCATTACATTCACCACGCCACCGTAATCGGCAATATTGCGGCTGTGCAGGCGGTCATACATTACACCGATACACATAAACATGGCAGCAGATACGAAACCGTGGGAAATCATTTGGATAATCGCACCTTTCAGCGCCCAGTCGTTCAACTGGCCATACTCTGCGCCACTAAAAACACCGGCAAATGCAAATAAACCGAGCGTTACAAAACCCATATGGCTGATTGAAGAATAAGCAACCAATTTTTTCATATCGGTTTGTACCAAAGCCACCATACCGATATAAATCACTGCAATCAGGCTCAACACCACTATCGCCGGTGCAAAGTAGCGCGAAGCATCAGGCAAGATCGGCAGAATAAAACGCAAGAAACCGTACGCACCAACTTTCAAAGTAATGGCTGCAAGTACCATCGAACCACCGGTCGGCGCTTCAACGTGGGCATCAGGCAACCAAGTGTGCACAGGCCACATCGGTACTTTGACTGCAAATGAAAGGAAAAACGCAATGAAAAGTAACTGCTGCACGCCCAGCGGAATCTGCTTCAGGTTTTGGAAGTCCACGATAGAGAAACTGCCACCTGTTTGGTAAGAAAGATAAACCAAAGCAACCAACATCAGCAGCGAACCCATCAATGTATAGAGAAACAGCTTCACAGAAGCATATACGCGGCGCGGGCCACCCCACATACCGATAATCAGGTAAAGCGGAATCAGCATGCCTTCGAAGAACACATAAAACAGAATGGCATCTTGAGCAGCAAACGCACCATTAATCAGGCCAGACATAATTAAGAATGCAGCCATATATTGCGCAGCACGCTTTTGGATAACTTCCCAGCCTGCCAACACCACCATCAGGGTAATAAAAGCATTCAGGATAATAAACAGCACCGAAATGCCATCTACACCCAAAGCATAATTAATGTTGAGCGCAGGAATCCATTGGTGGAATTCTTGGAACTGGTAACCGCCGTTCAAACGGTCAAACCTTGCAAACAAAGGCAGTGTTACCAAGAATCCGGCCAGCGAACCGATCAATGCAAGCACACGAGCCAGCGGCGCACGGTTGTCCGAACCCGTAGCAAGCACCAGTACGCCGGCGACAATCGGTACCCATATTGCCAAGCTGAGTAGGTTGTTGAAAAACATAGTCATAGCCTGTGGTTTATCAAAATAAAAATTGTTGTTATCGGGTAAATCAGTTTTCAAAACGACCTGAAAAGAACATCAAAGCATCTGAAAACTGATTTAGCACTCTTTCGTTTGTTCAATTCTTCTCGCTTTCACATAGAAAGCGTTTGGTTGCTCTGTAAGCAAGCTTTTCAGACGGCCTTATTTAAACCATAACCCCCAGAAAAACGCTACCACCAATACCAGCACACCTGTCACCATAAAGGCTGCATATGTGTAGATGAAACCGGTTTGCATTTTGCGGACTTGAGCGGCAATAGCGCCAACCAGTTTGGCAGAACCGTTCACCAAACCATTATCAATAATGGCGGTATCGATGGCTTTCCAGAAGAAAGTGCCTAATGCACGGCTACCTTTGGCAAATACATTGAAATAAATCGTATCCAAATAGTATTTGTTATCAAGCAGTTTATAAACAGGGCTGAAAGCAGCCGCGATTTTTGCAGGTAAGTGAGGCGCTTTAACGTATAAAACGTAAGCTGCAACAACACCGGCAATCGCGAGATAAAGCACAGGCGTATGCAAGCTGTGTGAAACCATTGCCAACGGACCATGGAAGGCTTCTTTCATTTGCGCCATTACCGGATGCGCTTCATGGTTCACATAAATCACATCTTTAAAGAAATCGCCGTAGAGCATAGGTTCGATAGCGATATAACCGATGACCACCGACGGAATAGCCAACAAAATCAGAGGCAAAGTAACTACCCAAGGGCTTTCATGCGGATTATCGTTCTTACCTAAGCCGTGATGATGTTCTTCATCGTGGCCGTCTGAATGGTGATCGTGATGGATTTCACGCCATTTTTCTTTGCCATGGAACACCATGAAATATTGGCGGAACGCATAAAATGCAGTAACAAACACGCTGGCCAAAACAGCAAAATAAGCGAAACCACTACCCGGCAAGTCACTGAAATGTACAGCCTCAATAATCGAATCTTTAGAATAGAAACCGGAAAACAGAGGAGTACCAATCAGAGAGAGATTACCGATAAGCATGGTAATCCAAGTAATCGGCATGTATTTTTTCAGATTGCCCATATGACGCATATCTTGGTCATGGTGCATACCGATAATGGCACTACCGGCAGCCAAGAACAACAGAGCTTTAAAGAAAGCGTGCGTCATTACATGGAACATCGCAATCGAATAAGCTGACACACCCAAAGCCACAGTCATATAGCCTAACTGCGACAGAGTAGAATAAGCCACCACGCGCTTAATATCGTTTTGAATTGTGCCAAGAAAGCCCATAAACAGCGCAGTAATTGCACCAATTACCATAATCACAGAAAGTGCGGTTGTGGACAATTCATAAATCGGCGACATGCGCGATACCATAAACAAGCCGGCAGTTACCATTGTTGCCGCGTGAATCAATGCAGAAATCGGCGTAGGACCTTCCATTGAATCGGGCAGCCACACATGCAGCGGGAACTGGGCAGACTTACCCATTGCACCGACAAACAACAACAGACAGGTTACGGTAATCAAGTCCCAACCGAAAATCTGCATACCTACCACATTAGGCAGATAGGCAAATACATCAGCATAGCGCAGACTGCCACCGAAATAGGCCAATACCAAGCCGATGCCGAGAATAAAACCGAAGTCACCGACACGGTTTACCAGAAAGGCTTTCAAGTTGGCAAAAATTGCGCTTTCACGTTTGAAGTAAAAACCGATCAGTAAATACGACACCAAGCCCACAGCTTCCCAACCGAAGAACAGCTGGATGAAGTTATTACTCATTACCAGCATCAACATACTGAAAGTAAACAAAGAAATATAGCTGAAAAAGCGTTGGTAACCTGTTTTCTCATCGTGCATATAACCGATGGTATAGATATGCACCATTAACGATACCGATGTTACCACCACCATCATCATGGCAGTCAGTGTGTCGACTAAAAAGCCTACAGAGAAGTCAATGCCTCCCATGGTTAACCATGTGTAAACATTTTCGTCAAACTTTGCACGGGTTCCATTAATAAAACCCCACAATACATAGCCGGACAATACTGCTGATACTGCAACGCCGAGGATAGTGACAGTGTGTGCTCCTTTACGGCCGATTTGATTACCAAACAAACCGGCCAACAACGATCCGACCAAAGGAATCAGAGCAATCGCCAGATATAAGCTCATATCGTTCATTTTTCTTATTTCTCCCGATTAACCCTTCAAACTGTTCAAATCCGCTACATTAATCGTGTTGCGGTTACGGAATACCAATACCATAATCGCCAAACCGATGGCAGACTCGGCTGCTGCAACAGTTAGCACGAAGAACACGAAAATCTGCCCCGCGGTATCGCCAAGGTATTGTGAAAATGCGATAAAGTTAAAATTCACTGCCAACAGCATCAACTCGATCGACATCAACAATACCAACACGTTTTTGCGGTTCATAAAAATGCCCATCGCGCTAATACCGAACAACAGAGCGGCCAGCACCAAATAATGCGTAATCGTAATCATGCTTTGCCCTCCTCTGCTTGGCCGTCTGAATCGCTTTCAGGTTGTGACGGTTGCTGTACCACAGCTTCCATTTTTACCATACGCATACGACCTTCTTTGGCATTCACTTTCACTTGATCGGCAGGATTAATATATTTGGGGTTAACCGTTTTGCGGTGTACCAACGCAATCGCTGCCACCATGCCCAGCACCAACAGCACCGCAGCCAATTCGAACGGCAGCAAATAAGTGGTGTAAATTTGGCTGCCCAAATCGCGCACGTTGCTGTAATCGGCGGGAATATCTTTCATGGAGCCGAATGCGGCCAAATTGGTATCAGGTGCAATCAAAATCATAATTAACGCAACGGCCATCAGCACACCTACTGTGAAAGCCACCGGAGCATTACGCCAGAAACCGGCACGCATTTCTTCGATGTCGATGTTCAACATCATCACCACAAACAGGAACAGCACCATTACTGCGCCAACATATACCACTACTAAGGTAATGCCCAAAAATTCGGCCTGCATCAGCATCCACATCATTGCCGACATACAGAAAGTAAGCACCAAATACAAAGAAGCGTGCACCGGGTTTTTGGCGGTAACGGTTTTTACCGCACCAAATAGGATAATGGCCGCCAATATGTAGAACATAATCAGAGAAAAAGTCATGGTTCTGTTCCTTTAGCGGTAGGGTGCATCGGCAGCTTTGCGTTTGGCGATTTCGGCTTCGTATTTGTCGCCAATCGCCAGCAGCATGGGTTTGGTGTAGTGCAAATCACCGCGCTTCTCACCGTGGTATTCGAGAATATGGGTTTCCACAATGGCATCGGTCGGGCAGGCTTCTTCGCAAAAGCCGCAAAAAATGCACTTGGTCAAATCGATATCGTAACGGGTGGTACGGCGGCTGCCGTCTTCGCGTTGCTCCGATTCGATATTAATCGCCATTGCCGGGCAAACCGCTTCGCACAGTTTGCAGGCAATGCAGCGCTCTTCCCCGTTCGGATAGCGACGCTGGGCATGCAGGCCGCGGAAACGCACGGATTGCGGCGTTTTTTCTTCGGGGAACATAATGGTTTCTTTGCGGGCGAAAAAGTTTTTGAGCGTAACACCCATGCCTTTTACCAATTCGCCTAGCAGGAAGGTTTTGACTAAATTTGCCATAATTACACCCTACCCTATTGTTGCGGATAGCTTTCTTTTAATTAAAAATTTATCTTGGTTAATAAAAAACTGTTTATTAAACAAATCACTTCCATAATATTTCTTCAAAAATTTTTCTGCATAAAAATTCAACCGACTGCCGTCAAATGCTTCGTTCTATTCATCGTGCCAATTTCAATATTCTAATTGCACCTAAAATTACCCATGCAAATACAATGACACCAACAATCAAATCTGGATAGGGTGATTGCCACCATAATACCAAAGCACCTGCCACAATCACTCCCAAATTTACCAATACATCATTAGAAGTAAAAATCATACTAGCCTGCATATGTTCTTCTTGACTACCATTTTGGCGCAATAAATACAAACACACTACGTTAGCCATTAAAGCCAAACATGACACCCACATCATCATTTTAAAATCAGGTAACATCTCAAAATCCCAAAATCGTTTTAACACTTCTATAAGACCCATTACAGCTAAAGTTATCTGAAACCACCCAGCCCAATACGCAATATTTTTCTTATAAATCGTACTTTTACCCACAGCCAATAAAGCCATAAAATAAACTAAGCTGTCTGCCAACATGTCCAAACTATCTGCTATCAAACCTACTGAGTGTGACCACCACCCTGCAATACTTTCAATCAGAAAGAACACAAAATTAATGACTAACACCACATACAACAACTTTTTCTGTTGTTGCTCAACAGGAATCTCTACTGAATCAACCCGCGTGTGCTCAATACATTGAATGTCCCAACCCAATGTTTGTAGATGTTCTAAAACAGATTTACCACCATCTTCATGGTACACCGTTAAAGTTTTATTTGATAAATTAAACTGAAGTTTTTTAACTTCAACCACATCATCTAATTTCATGCGAATTAACTGCTCTTCACAAGAACAATCCATTTGTGCGATACGAAAAACAGTTTTTTGTAAAACCATATTTCCTCTCCACATGATAAATAACTAATCTATCAATACACAAAAGCACCTTCAGCTTTGTTATTTTGCAATCTTTTTCAATAGAAAAAAACACACTCTCTTGTCTCAAGATACTTATTACATACGATTAACGGTAAGCTTTCAAATTTCAATGTAATCTCATCAACTACGACCATAGGCTTAGGGGCGAAATCATCCACAAGCCGAGCAATACGATGCACACAAAAGTTACCGGAATCAGCACTTTCCAGCCCAAACGCATAATTTGGTCGTAACGGTAGCGCGGGAAAGTGGCACGAATCCACAAATAGCCGTAAAGGATAAAGGCCATTTTCAAGAACATCCAAAATGCGCTCGGCGTACCGATAATACCCCAGCTTTGCGGGAACGGAGACAGCCAACCGCCTAAGAACATGATAGCGGTAAGCGCACCGATCAGAATCATGAAAATATATTCGGCAAGGAAGAACAGGGCAAATGCAAAGCCCGAATACTCCACATGGAAACCGGCCACGATTTCCGACTCGCCTTCGGCAACGTCGAACGGTGCACGGTTGGTTTCGGCTACGGCGGAAATCAGATACACGATGAATACGGGGAACAAAGCAAACCAGTTCCAAGAGAAAATCGAACCGCCGGCAATGCCTTGGGCTTGGCTGGCAACAATTTCTTTGAAATTCATGCTACCCGAAACCATTACCACACATACCAATGCCGCACCCATGGCAATTTCGTAAGAAATGGTTTGGGCTGAAGAACGCATGGCACCTAAGAATGAATATTTGGAGTTGGAAGCCCAACCCGCAATAATCACACCATACACCGATAAAGAGGTAATCATCAGAATATACAGCAAACCCGCATCCACATTGGTCAGCAGCCATTCATCAGAAAACGGAATCACCGCCCAAGCTGCAAACGCAGGCATCAGCGACATCATCGGGCCGATATAAAACAACGCTTTATTCGACAGTTTGGGGCGGGTAACTTCTTTAAACAGCAACTTCAACACGTCGGCAAACGGCTGAATCAAACCAAACGGGCCGGTTACGTTCGGGCCGACGCGCAGCTGCATATAGCCGATTACCTTACGCTCGAAGTAGGTAAGATACGCCACCGTCAAAATCAACGGGATCAAGATAATCACGATTTTCAGCACAATCGAAACGATTAAGCCGATCTCATTACCCAACAAGGCTTGGAACCATTCCTGCATGATTAACCCCGCGTCAGTTCGATAGTGTTCATCAACGCACCCGACGCAGCATTTTCAGAATGCAGCGGCAGATACACAACATTTTCAGGCAAGCCCGCATCGGCGCTTACACGCACACCAACCGCAGCGCCGCCCTGCCCTGCCTGCACGGCCTCGCCGTCTTGCAAACCCAAAGCAGCCAAGGTGTTCGGATGAACACGGGCGGCTGGCACTTGTGCATGTGAAGTCGCTTGCAATGGAGCGGAGCGGCGCACAATCGCATCGGTATGGTAGATGCCCACACCGCCTACGCGCACCAAACCGGAGGCCGTCTGAACGGCTTCGCCTTGCCAAGTGCTGCGGTTGTTGAGTTTTTCAGGCAGGCTTTCTTTGTTTACCGCTTCTCTCAACACTTGCTCGCTGCTGTCGTATTCGAAGCCTTCCAGCTCGAACACATTGCCCAGCACACGCAAAACTTTCCACAACGGACGCGAATCAGCAAAGCCTTTTACCACACCGTGGAACGATTGCAGACGGCCTTCCATGCTGATAAAGCTACCTGAAGTTTCGGTAAACGGTGCAATAGGCAACATCACATCGCACACTTCGCGCAGAGTTTCGCTTTCAAACGGAGTAAACGCCATCACACTTTGGGCTTGCTTCAATGCAGCCACTGCTTTACCGCCGTTTGCCACATCAATTTCAGGCTCTACATTCAACAGCAATACGGCTTTTTTCGGTTGCGCCAACATTTCTTGAATGCTGTTGCCGCGGTTCACACCCAACACATCCGCACCCACGCTGTTGGCGGCTTGCGGCAGAACACCCAAAACCGCACCGGTGGCATCGGCCAATTCCTGAGCGGCAGCATAAACCGCCGCATAATCGGGGTGGTTTTGCACTTCGGCACCCAACACGATTGCCGCTTTTTCGGCATTTTTCAGGCTACCTGAAACAGCGTTTTCAAGGTCTTGCGCCATGTTTTTCAGACGGCCTGCCCATTCGTTCGGATGTACGGCTTCCTGTGCCAACAGAGGCATGTGCAATTCTTCTTTGCTGCTCGCCATGATGCTCAAAGCCATATAAGACTTGGCGGCACGGCGCAAACGGGCTGTCAGCAGCGGTTGTTCTTTGCGCAGATTCGCGCCTACAACCAGCACGGCATCGGCATTGCCCAAACTTTCAATGCTTTGGCCCAGCCATTGCGCACCTTTCAAGCTGCCCGCAAGGCGGCTGTCTTGCTGCATCAGGCGTGTGTCGAAATGCTTGATATTGAGGCCGTCTGAAAGTTTTTTGGCCAGATACAGCTCTTCAACGGTATTCATCGGGTTGGCCCAAATACCTACCGCATCTTGGCCGTCTTCTTTTTGAATGCAATCTAAGGTTTTACGCACATATTCGAGCGCGGTTTGCCAATCCACTTCATGCCATTGGCCGCCGTGTTTGATTTTCGGGGTTTTCAGACGGCTTTCGTGATACAGGCCTTCGTAGGCGAAGCGGTCGCGGTCGGAAATCCAGCATTCGTTCACGGCTTCGTTTTCCAACGGCAACACGCGGCGCACGGTGTGGTCTTTGGTTTGCACGATTAAGTTGCTGCCCAAAGCATCATGCGCGGAAATGGTTTTGCGGCGGCTCAATTCCCAAGAGCGGGCATCGTAGCGGAACGGTTTGCTGGTTAAGGCACCCACCGGACACAAATCAATTACGTTGCCGGACAATTCGGTTTCCACCGCTTTGCCGATAAACGGCATGATTTCGGAAAACTCACCGCGATTGGCCATAGCGATTTCCTGCAAACCGGCAATCTCTTCGGTAAAGCGCACACAGCGGGTGCAGTGGATACAGCGGCTCATTTCTTCCGCCGACACCAACGGCCCCATATCTTTGGGCACAACCGAGCGTTTTTCTTCTTGATAACGGCTCGACGATTTACCGTAACCCACGGCCAAATCCTGCAACTGACACTCACCGCCCTGGTCGCAAATCGGGCAATCCAGCGGGTGGTTGATGAGCAGAAATTCCATCACGCCTTCCTGAGCCTGCTTGGCCTTGGCGGAATGGGTATGCACCACCATGCCGTCTGTTACCGGCGTGGCACAGGCAGGCAGGGGTTTGGGGGCTTTTTCCACCTCCACCAAGCACATGCGGCAGTTGGCGGCAATGGATAATTTTTTGTGGTAGCAGAAATGCGGGATATAAGTGCCCAGCTCGTGCGCCGCTTCCATTACGGTCGCACCCTGCTTGACTGCAATCTGTTTACCGTCGATTTCAATTTGTAACATGGTGTGTTTCCTAGTTACGGTTTTATTAAAAATTTAAATGAGGCCGTCTGAAATACTGTTTTTTTATTTGTTGTATACGTTTACCAAGTTTTCAGACAGGCATTTTATTTTTGACTGTGTTTCAGGTAGCCTGTTTTTCAATTCCGACTTCATTAATTAGTTTTTTAAAGCTTCAAGGCAAATTCTGCCTGATTGAAAGGGAATCAATCATGTAAGTAGATTGGGTTTTAAACCCAATGTTTCAGACGGCCTGATATTTGTGTTGGGTTTTACAACCCAACCTACTCTTACTGGAATTAATAACCCAACCTTCTCTTACATATTAGTAAGATTGATAAATTTGATTACTCCCGTTTTTAGCGACCAATAACACATCATAAGGATGCTTCCGATTTTGATACATTTCTCCATCCATACCAGGAGAACCCAACGGCATACCAGGTGTTGCCAAACCCAAAGCCTCTGGTTTTTCTTTGAGCAAACGGCGAATATCCGTTGCAGGTGTATGTCCTTCTATAACATAACCATCTACTTTGGCTGTATGGCACGCCCCATATTTTTGCGGCATCCCTAACTCATCTCTCGCTTCACGATTACCAGTATTGTGTACAACCACTTGGAAGCCGTTATCCTCCATATGCTTAACCCATTCAGTACAACAACCGCAATTGGGATCCTTCCACACCTCCACTTTATGTTGATGTGAAAGCAAATCCTTATCCGCCAAATCTGCGTAATCCATTTGTTGCCGATGATTAGACTCGGACACCAAGCCAAATACCACTGCTGAAACAGCAACAGATACAGTAAAAACCCAAGCTGTTTGCTTAGAAAAGAATTTTATTTTTTTCACAATCTCATCCTCAAATTAAAATTTAAGCAGCCAATTAGACCAATTCGAGAGAAATATTTTGACTATAATCAACCAACATTTTCACATTGAAGTTTTATAAAAACCAAACTGAATCAATCAATGAAAAAAAACCAACCTTATTATTGAAAAGGCACTACTTTCCAACCAGCCGGCTTTTACTAACACCACTTATGCTCTTTAGCCGGTTTGCCATGCTCGATATAGTGTTCAAATTCATGGCGGAAATGCTTGGTAAAGCTGCGCACGGGGAATACGGCGGCATCGGCCAAGGCGCAGATGGTGCGGCCGGCCATATTGTTGCCGACCGAATCGAGCAAGTCCAAATCTTCGGGGCGGCCTTTGCCTTCGGCAATGCGGTGCACCACGCGGTATAACCAGCCGGTACCCTCGCGGCAGGGAGTGCATTGGCCGCAGGATTCTTCGTGGTAGAAGTAGCTCAAGCGTTCGAGGGCTTTGACCATGCACACGTCTTCGTCCATCACGATAATCGCGCCCGAACCGAGCATGGAACCTGCTTTGGCGATGGAATCGTAATCCATGTTCAAGGTCATCATTACTTCGCCGGGCAATACGGGCGCAGACGAACCGCCGGGGATCACGGCTTTGAGTTTTTTGCCGTCTTTCATGCCGCCGGCCATTTCCAGCAGTTTGGCAAACGGCGTACCTAACGGCACTTCGTAGTTGCCGGGGCGTTCAACGTGGCCGGAAATGGAAAACAGTTTGGTGCCGCCTGCGTTTTCGATGCCTTTGTCGGCAAAGGTTTGTCCGCCGTCACGGATAATGAACGGCACCGAAGCAAAAGTTTCGGTGTTGTTGATGGTGGTGGGTTTTCCGTACAGGCCGTATGAAGCGGGGAACGGCGGTTTGAAGCGCGGTTGGCCTTTTTTGCCTTCGAGCGATTCCAGCAAGGCGGTTTCTTCGCCGCAGATATATGCGCCGTAACCGTGGGCGGCAAACAGCTCGAAGCTGAAATCCGTTCCCATGATGTTTTTACCCAAGAAACCGGCTTGGCGGGCTTCGGCCAGGGCTTCTTCAAAACGCTGGTAACCTTCGAAGATTTCGCCGTGGATATAGTTGTAGCCTGCTTCCGCGCCCATTGCGTATCCGGCAATGATCATGCCCTCGATCAACGCATGGGGGTTGAAGTTGATGATGTCGCGGTCTTTGAATGTGCCGGGTTCGCCTTCGTCGGTGTTGCAGACGACGTATTTCGCACCGGGAAAGGAACGGGGCATAAAGCTCCATTTCAAACCGGTGGGGAAGCCCGCACCGCCGCGCCCGCGCAAGCCCGAAGTTTTAACTTCGGCAATCACGTCGTCTTGCGACATGTTTTCAGTCAGGATTTTACGCAGCGCTTGGTAGCCGCCGCGCGCTTGGTATGCTTCCAAGTGCCAACAGTCGGGATTGCGGGTATCGACGTTTTCAAAAATCACGCCTGATTGGAAAATAGCCATTTGCTTAGCCCTAATCGGTTAATCTTCTTCAATCTTTTGTTTTGCCGCCCAACCGCCTGATGCGGTTATGCGCTGATATTTTTTACATGCCTGTCTGAAGGGTTTTCAGACGGCTTTTCAGGTAGCCTTGTTGAGGCCG
It encodes:
- the nuoI gene encoding NADH-quinone oxidoreductase subunit NuoI, translated to MANLVKTFLLGELVKGMGVTLKNFFARKETIMFPEEKTPQSVRFRGLHAQRRYPNGEERCIACKLCEAVCPAMAINIESEQREDGSRRTTRYDIDLTKCIFCGFCEEACPTDAIVETHILEYHGEKRGDLHYTKPMLLAIGDKYEAEIAKRKAADAPYR
- the nuoL gene encoding NADH-quinone oxidoreductase subunit L, with product MNDMSLYLAIALIPLVGSLLAGLFGNQIGRKGAHTVTILGVAVSAVLSGYVLWGFINGTRAKFDENVYTWLTMGGIDFSVGFLVDTLTAMMMVVVTSVSLMVHIYTIGYMHDEKTGYQRFFSYISLFTFSMLMLVMSNNFIQLFFGWEAVGLVSYLLIGFYFKRESAIFANLKAFLVNRVGDFGFILGIGLVLAYFGGSLRYADVFAYLPNVVGMQIFGWDLITVTCLLLFVGAMGKSAQFPLHVWLPDSMEGPTPISALIHAATMVTAGLFMVSRMSPIYELSTTALSVIMVIGAITALFMGFLGTIQNDIKRVVAYSTLSQLGYMTVALGVSAYSIAMFHVMTHAFFKALLFLAAGSAIIGMHHDQDMRHMGNLKKYMPITWITMLIGNLSLIGTPLFSGFYSKDSIIEAVHFSDLPGSGFAYFAVLASVFVTAFYAFRQYFMVFHGKEKWREIHHDHHSDGHDEEHHHGLGKNDNPHESPWVVTLPLILLAIPSVVIGYIAIEPMLYGDFFKDVIYVNHEAHPVMAQMKEAFHGPLAMVSHSLHTPVLYLAIAGVVAAYVLYVKAPHLPAKIAAAFSPVYKLLDNKYYLDTIYFNVFAKGSRALGTFFWKAIDTAIIDNGLVNGSAKLVGAIAAQVRKMQTGFIYTYAAFMVTGVLVLVVAFFWGLWFK
- the nuoG gene encoding NADH-quinone oxidoreductase subunit NuoG, which translates into the protein MLQIEIDGKQIAVKQGATVMEAAHELGTYIPHFCYHKKLSIAANCRMCLVEVEKAPKPLPACATPVTDGMVVHTHSAKAKQAQEGVMEFLLINHPLDCPICDQGGECQLQDLAVGYGKSSSRYQEEKRSVVPKDMGPLVSAEEMSRCIHCTRCVRFTEEIAGLQEIAMANRGEFSEIMPFIGKAVETELSGNVIDLCPVGALTSKPFRYDARSWELSRRKTISAHDALGSNLIVQTKDHTVRRVLPLENEAVNECWISDRDRFAYEGLYHESRLKTPKIKHGGQWHEVDWQTALEYVRKTLDCIQKEDGQDAVGIWANPMNTVEELYLAKKLSDGLNIKHFDTRLMQQDSRLAGSLKGAQWLGQSIESLGNADAVLVVGANLRKEQPLLTARLRRAAKSYMALSIMASSKEELHMPLLAQEAVHPNEWAGRLKNMAQDLENAVSGSLKNAEKAAIVLGAEVQNHPDYAAVYAAAQELADATGAVLGVLPQAANSVGADVLGVNRGNSIQEMLAQPKKAVLLLNVEPEIDVANGGKAVAALKQAQSVMAFTPFESETLREVCDVMLPIAPFTETSGSFISMEGRLQSFHGVVKGFADSRPLWKVLRVLGNVFELEGFEYDSSEQVLREAVNKESLPEKLNNRSTWQGEAVQTASGLVRVGGVGIYHTDAIVRRSAPLQATSHAQVPAARVHPNTLAALGLQDGEAVQAGQGGAAVGVRVSADAGLPENVVYLPLHSENAASGALMNTIELTRG
- a CDS encoding cation transporter, which produces MVLQKTVFRIAQMDCSCEEQLIRMKLDDVVEVKKLQFNLSNKTLTVYHEDGGKSVLEHLQTLGWDIQCIEHTRVDSVEIPVEQQQKKLLYVVLVINFVFFLIESIAGWWSHSVGLIADSLDMLADSLVYFMALLAVGKSTIYKKNIAYWAGWFQITLAVMGLIEVLKRFWDFEMLPDFKMMMWVSCLALMANVVCLYLLRQNGSQEEHMQASMIFTSNDVLVNLGVIVAGALVLWWQSPYPDLIVGVIVFAWVILGAIRILKLAR
- the nuoH gene encoding NADH-quinone oxidoreductase subunit NuoH, with amino-acid sequence MQEWFQALLGNEIGLIVSIVLKIVIILIPLILTVAYLTYFERKVIGYMQLRVGPNVTGPFGLIQPFADVLKLLFKEVTRPKLSNKALFYIGPMMSLMPAFAAWAVIPFSDEWLLTNVDAGLLYILMITSLSVYGVIIAGWASNSKYSFLGAMRSSAQTISYEIAMGAALVCVVMVSGSMNFKEIVASQAQGIAGGSIFSWNWFALFPVFIVYLISAVAETNRAPFDVAEGESEIVAGFHVEYSGFAFALFFLAEYIFMILIGALTAIMFLGGWLSPFPQSWGIIGTPSAFWMFLKMAFILYGYLWIRATFPRYRYDQIMRLGWKVLIPVTFVCIVLLGLWMISPLSLWS
- a CDS encoding NADH-quinone oxidoreductase subunit M, which codes for MFFNNLLSLAIWVPIVAGVLVLATGSDNRAPLARVLALIGSLAGFLVTLPLFARFDRLNGGYQFQEFHQWIPALNINYALGVDGISVLFIILNAFITLMVVLAGWEVIQKRAAQYMAAFLIMSGLINGAFAAQDAILFYVFFEGMLIPLYLIIGMWGGPRRVYASVKLFLYTLMGSLLMLVALVYLSYQTGGSFSIVDFQNLKQIPLGVQQLLFIAFFLSFAVKVPMWPVHTWLPDAHVEAPTGGSMVLAAITLKVGAYGFLRFILPILPDASRYFAPAIVVLSLIAVIYIGMVALVQTDMKKLVAYSSISHMGFVTLGLFAFAGVFSGAEYGQLNDWALKGAIIQMISHGFVSAAMFMCIGVMYDRLHSRNIADYGGVVNVMPKFAAFMMLFGMANAGLPATSGFVGEFMVIMGAVEVNLWIGALAAITLIYGASYTLWMYKRVIFGEIKNPEVQKMQDVNCREFVILAVLAFAVLGMGLWPEPFIAVIHQAANDLIVQVAQSKI
- the nuoK gene encoding NADH-quinone oxidoreductase subunit NuoK, with the protein product MITITHYLVLAALLFGISAMGIFMNRKNVLVLLMSIELMLLAVNFNFIAFSQYLGDTAGQIFVFFVLTVAAAESAIGLAIMVLVFRNRNTINVADLNSLKG
- a CDS encoding NADH-quinone oxidoreductase subunit J, with the protein product MTFSLIMFYILAAIILFGAVKTVTAKNPVHASLYLVLTFCMSAMMWMLMQAEFLGITLVVVYVGAVMVLFLFVVMMLNIDIEEMRAGFWRNAPVAFTVGVLMAVALIMILIAPDTNLAAFGSMKDIPADYSNVRDLGSQIYTTYLLPFELAAVLLVLGMVAAIALVHRKTVNPKYINPADQVKVNAKEGRMRMVKMEAVVQQPSQPESDSDGQAEEGKA